The Neptunomonas concharum genomic interval CACCCCCGGTACTTGGCAATACCTTTTTACAAGTATTAAGCGATTACTTTAGATACAACGCCTGCACCTACTGTACGACCGCCTTCACGGATCGCAAAACGCAGACCTTCATCCATCGCGATTGGTGCAATCAGGCTAACAACCATTTTAACGTTGTCACCTGGCATTACCATTTCTACGCCTTCTGGCAGTTCACAGTTACCTGTTACGTCCGTTGTACGGAAGTAGAACTGTGGACGATAGCCTTTGAAGAATGGCGTATGACGACCACCTTCATCTTTGCTCAGTACGTATACTTCACATTCGAAGTTAGTGTGCGGGTTGATCGTACCTGGCTTAGCCAATACTTGACCACGCTCTACGTCATCACGCTTAGTACCACGCAACAAGGCACCAATGTTCTCACCTGCACGACCTTCGTCAAGCAGCTTACGGAACATCTCTACACCTGTACATGTCGTTGTTTGTGTTTCGCGGATACCAACGATTTCGATTGGCTCACCCACTTTCACAATACCACGCTCAACACGGCCTGTTACTACCGTACCACGACCAGAGATTGAGAATACGTCCTCGATAGGCATCAGGAATGGCTGATCGATCGCACGAACTGGCTCAGGGATGTAAGAGTCTAGTGCTTCTACCAGATTCTTAACCGCTGTTGTGCCCAGCTCGTTGTCGTCTTCGCCGTTCAATGCCATCAATGCAGAACCGCAGATGATTGGCGTGTCATCGCCTGGGAAGTCGTAAGTATCCAGCAGCTCACGAATTTCCATCTCTACCAATTCACGCATTTCAGCGTACTCTTCAGAGTCAACACCGCCACAGTCTTCTGCAAGCAGGTCGGCTTTGTTCAGGAATACTACGATGTAAGGTACACCAACCTGACGAGATAGCAGGATGTGCTCACGCGTCTGTGGCATTGGGCCATCAGTTGCGCCACATACTAGAATTGCGCCGTCCATCTGAGCCGCACCGGTGATCATGTTTTTTACATAATCGGCGTGACCTGGGCAGTCTACGTGCGCATAGTGACGGATGCTTGATTCGTACTCTACGTGCGACGTAGAGATTGTGATACCACGCTCACGCTCTTCTGGTGCTTTATCGATACCGTCAAACGCTACCGCTTCACCACCGAATACTTCTGCACATACGCGCGTCAGAGCTGCTGTCAAAGTTGTTTTACCGTGGTCAACGTGGCCGATAGTACCTACGTTAACGTGCGGCAGATTACGTTCAAATGTTGATTTTGCCATCGTTAATATTCCCAAACATACCAGTTAAGATCTATAGACCACCAATACAACAAAGGGCAGACATATTTCTACATCTACCCTTTTAAATTCTGGAGCTCAAGAGCGGAATTGAACCGCCGACCTCACCCTTACCAAGGGTGTGCTCTACCCCTGAGCTACTTGAGCAAATATAGCAAGCTCTGGAGCGGGTAGCGGGAATCGAACCCGCCTCTTCAGCTTGGAAGGCTGAGGTAATAGCCACTATACCATACCCGCCGAACCGAGCTTTGTTATGGTGGTGGGGGGTGGATTCGAACCACCGAAGCTTTCGCGTCAGATTTACAGTCTGATCCCTTTGGCCACTCGGGAACCCCACCAGCATTTTTTACTTCGTGGTGCCGGCACCAAGAGTCGAACTCGGGACCTACTGATTACAAGTCAGTTGCTCTACCAGCTGAGCTATACCGGCTTAACGAAGTGGCGCATATGTTACTGATCACGTTTTTGTGATGCAACCCCTTTGCACACTTTTTTTTCTATTTTTATACTTCTATAAGCTTCTAGCAGCACATCATTGATTTTATTGATCAAATTCTCATCACTTATCAACTTCAAGCGCACCCGATATTGGCCAGTTTCCTGCCGCTCTGGCAGTTCTGCCCGAGCATCTTGAGCATCATCCAACAGAATGAGCGGCTCCAGCCCCTGCTCAGTCATAAAGGCAGCAATTTGATCAGCATCGGCTTGCGTACCTATACCTCGATATTCGTAGCACAAACCATCCTTATCTAATTCCTTAAAAACCAAAGGCTCAGACCGTTTTGTCAGCGCCTGATCAGGCACTTCAGTAACAAAGCGCAACTCCATCGCCCGCTCTAATGCCAAAGATTCCTCTTCTTGTTGTGGCTTTTCGAGCATCACGAAGCCAAAGAATGTCAGAGCGTTCGCCAATACGAGAAATGCCAGAATCCACTTTTTCACGATAAACACACTTTTGGTAATGCTTCCAAAACCAAATCCGGCAGATACTGCCCTGCACCAGCCATTTTATGAAATAAGGCGCCGTCTCCTCCAGTGATGAATAGTTGCGCACCCTCAGCATCAGCCTTTTGCCGAATAGATAGCGCCAATCCATTGAGTGTAAAAGCAGCGCCATGCATGACTGCTTCAGCAGTATTTGTGCCCGGCACATATAAGAGATTACTGACAGATTCATCAAACCTCACCTGAGCCGTA includes:
- the tuf gene encoding elongation factor Tu → MAKSTFERNLPHVNVGTIGHVDHGKTTLTAALTRVCAEVFGGEAVAFDGIDKAPEERERGITISTSHVEYESSIRHYAHVDCPGHADYVKNMITGAAQMDGAILVCGATDGPMPQTREHILLSRQVGVPYIVVFLNKADLLAEDCGGVDSEEYAEMRELVEMEIRELLDTYDFPGDDTPIICGSALMALNGEDDNELGTTAVKNLVEALDSYIPEPVRAIDQPFLMPIEDVFSISGRGTVVTGRVERGIVKVGEPIEIVGIRETQTTTCTGVEMFRKLLDEGRAGENIGALLRGTKRDDVERGQVLAKPGTINPHTNFECEVYVLSKDEGGRHTPFFKGYRPQFYFRTTDVTGNCELPEGVEMVMPGDNVKMVVSLIAPIAMDEGLRFAIREGGRTVGAGVVSKVIA